The following proteins are encoded in a genomic region of Sesamum indicum cultivar Zhongzhi No. 13 linkage group LG8, S_indicum_v1.0, whole genome shotgun sequence:
- the LOC105168822 gene encoding germin-like protein subfamily T member 2: protein MTSELCLILLLLLPFPSHSADPDPLQDFCIADLKGTISANGFPCKLASNVTSDDFFFDGLSQEGSTNNSFGSSVTQGNVLAFPGLNTLGISMNRVDIAPGGLNPPHSHPRATESGIVVQGKLLVGLITTGNVFYSKNLTAGQMFVIPRGLVHFQLNVGQEKALIFTAFNSHLPGAVVLPLNLFASTASVPDNVLTKAFQVEQTVIDEIKSKFGG from the coding sequence ATGACTTCTGAGCTCTGCTTAATACTTTTGCTACTCTTACCATTCCCTTCTCACTCTGCAGATCCTGATCCGTTGCAGGATTTCTGTATAGCTGATTTGAAAGGCACGATATCAGCAAACGGCTTTCCCTGCAAACTGGCCTCAAATGTAACCTCAGACGATTTCTTTTTTGACGGGCTCAGCCAAGAAGGGAGCACAAACAATTCTTTTGGAAGCAGTGTGACTCAGGGCAACGTTCTTGCATTTCCAGGCCTTAACACTCTTGGGATCTCCATGAACCGAGTTGACATCGCTCCTGGAGGACTTAATCCTCCTCATTCACATCCTCGGGCCACAGAATCTGGCATAGTTGTTCAGGGAAAGCTGCTCGTGGGGCTGATAACAACCGGGAACGTGTTTTACTCAAAGAATTTAACGGCAGGACAGATGTTTGTGATTCCAAGGGGGCTAGTGCACTTCCAGCTGAATGTTGGACAGGAGAAAGCACTGATTTTCACAGCTTTTAACAGTCATTTGCCTGGGGCCGTTGTGCTTCCCCTGAATCTTTTTGCTTCGACGGCTTCTGTCCCTGACAATGTTCTGACAAAAGCTTTCCAGGTCGAGCAAACTGTGATTGATGAAATCAAGTCCAAGTTTGGTGGTTAA
- the LOC105168739 gene encoding polynucleotide 5'-hydroxyl-kinase NOL9 → MAAASETESPSPKIFIPEEWAAAAEAIACGSAALPITFVCGPKNSGKTTFSRHLLNVLLQRHKKVAYLDTDVGQTEFTPPGLLSLTVIDKITPDLTIPCLKTPERCFFFGDISSKRDPTTYLAYIFSLYDHYLEEYGTSNKTEFQGVAGVSLVINTPGWVKGIGYEILVDMLKYMSPTHVVKIGISARSKNLPAGAFWLKEGDTDTATVVEINAALQDHLKRSVLVQKDARLLRDLRVMAYFRQCFPSDMTISTIKELARSLAAHPPYEISISSIKIKHLHCQVPPAETFYSLNATIVGLAVSSASDQWPHCVGLGIVRGIDTFRGVLHIITPVPQQTLEDVDLLLQGFIQIPTSLLQVQGCVSPYMSANVLSTN, encoded by the exons ATGGCGGCAGCTTCTGAAACTGAGAGCCCATcacctaaaatatttattcctGAGGAATGGGCTGCCGCAGCCGAGGCCATAGCCTGCGGGTCAGCTGCACTTCCTATCACCTTTGTCTGCGGTCCCAAGAATAGCGGCAAAACTACTTTCTCACGCCACCTCCTCAATGTTCTTCTCCAGAG GCACAAAAAAGTGGCTTACCTTGATACTGATGTTGGGCAGACAGAGTTTACTCCTCCTGGTCTCTTATCACTCACTGTTATCGACAAAATAACTCCAG ATTTGACAATTCCATGCTTGAAAACTCCTGAAAG ATGCTTTTTCTTTGGCGACATCTCCTCAAAAAGGGACCCAACTACCTATTTGGCTTACATATTTTCCCTGTATGACCATTACTTGGAAGAATACGGCACGAGTAACAAGACAGAATTCCAGGGTGTTGCTGGCGTGTCACTTGTCATAAATACCCCTGGCTGGGTAAAAG GTATTGGTTATGAAATACTGGTGGACATGCTAAAATATATGTCTCCTACCCATGTGGTTAAGATTGGGATATCTGCTCGGAGCAAGAACTTACCCGCTGGTGCATTTTGGTTGAAGGAGGGGGATACTGATACTGCGACTGTCGTTGAGATCAATGCTGCTCTTCAGGACCATTTGAAGAGATC GGTGCTGGTACAAAAGGATGCACGCCTTCTACGAGATTTGCGTGTAATGGCATACTTCAGGCAGTGCTTTCCCAGTGATATGACTATCTCCACAATCAAAGAACTTGCTCGTTCATTAGCTGCTCACCCTCCCTATGAAATTTCCATATCaagtatcaaaattaaacACCTCCATTGCCAG GTCCCACCAGCTGAAACTTTCTACAGTTTGAATGCAACTATCGTTGGTCTGGCAGTCAGTTCAGCATCTGATCAGTGGCCTCATTGTGTTGGCTTGG GGATTGTGAGAGGCATCGATACTTTTAGAGGCGTGCTCCATATTATAACCCCTGTTCCACAGCAGACTCTGGAGGATGTTGATCTGTTACTTCAGGGCTTTATTCAAATCCCAACTTCTTTACTGCAG GTACAAGGCTGCGTTTCTCCTTACATGTCTGCAAATGTACTCTCTACTAACTAG
- the LOC105168823 gene encoding E3 ubiquitin-protein ligase RNF181-like → MAFKNILISMLTTIFGPRTLSKSRAAAVVECAVCLSTLEGENGTRVLPCLHEFHSVCIGRWLATPHFKNTCPVCRFPMEQDCNEGDHKRSRRQERFTEEMAIEAYNAASPCEVPFRNMTLITMGNGGAGDAWWFDCRF, encoded by the exons ATGGCATTCAAGAACATACTCATCTCTATGCTTACTACCATCTTTGGGCCAAGAACATTGTCAAAATCTCGGGCAGCAGCAGTAGTTGAGTGTGCTGTCTGCCTGTCGACCCTGGAGGGCGAAAATGGGACGCGGGTGCTGCCTTGTCTGCATGAGTTTCACAGCGTTTGCATCGGTAGATGGCTGGCCACCCCACATTTCAAGAACACGTGTCCGGTTTGCAGGTTTCCAATGGAACAAGACTGTAACGAAGGTGATCATAAGAGGTCCAGAAGACAAGAGCGTTTCACTGAGGAAATG GCCATTGAGGCATACAATGCTGCCAGTCCCTGTGAGGTGCCCTTCAGGAACATGACCCTGATCACAATGGGAAATGGGGGAGCTGGAGATGCTTGGTGGTTTGACTGCCGTTtttga
- the LOC105168742 gene encoding transcription factor bHLH79 — protein MKRIIDSSFLPLHHSSIFLLCLTSQSLSLSDYILNLPVILTLYIDTQCTHSLLCLYVSSRKREKSRMDQLLVNEASFTVAINQSSYSLAELLSSGMGGGGGGLGLRMGSLGDDGSGVGEVGDVSLEQSTVTYQSVSRGGNGGGKRRRGVVNFIEDDSSKLVSTSSDNHDLNESNGKRMKASGSRDEDRGSKTEAETNPLNSIKSIEEKSKPEPPKYYIHVRARRGQATDRHSLAERARREKISERMKTLQDLVPGCNKVIGKALVLDEIINYIQSLQHQVEFLLMKLVAVNPRLDPAIEGFPIKDVAARSFDANGTMYKSQAPEECGQGTQTEWPPLQVGSGFENEKHDWESR, from the exons ATGAAGCGCATTATCGATTCCTCTTTCCTTCCCCTCCATCATTCGTCTATCTTCCTCCTCTGCCTCACATCacagtctctctctctctctgactACATTCTCAATCTTCCTGTTATTCTCACTCTCTATATTGACACACAGTGCACGCACTCACTCCTCTGTCTGTACGTAAGCTCAAGAAAGCGAGAGAAATCAAGAATGGATCAGCTCTTAGTAAATGAAGCATCATTCACGGTGGCAATCAACCAGTCGTCCTATAGTTTAGCGGAGCTACTTTCTTCTGGGATGGGTGGCGGAGGAGGGGGTCTGGGGCTCAGAATGGGGAGCTTGGGTGACGATGGTTCTGGCGTTGGAGAAGTAGGAGATGTTTCCTTGGAGCAATCGACCGTGACTTACCAGAGCGTCAGCCGCGGCGGAAATGGTGGTGGAAAGAGGAGAAGGGGTGTTGTGAATTTCATTGAGGATGACTCCTCTAAGCTTGTTTCCACCAGTAGTGATAATCATGATTTG AATGAGTCGAATGGTAAACGAATGAAAGCATCAGGATCCAGAGATGAAGACAGAGGCTCAAAGACGGAAGCAGAAACAAATCCATTGAACAGTATCAAATCAATTGAGGAGAAGAGCAAACCTGAACCACCTAAATACTACATTCATGTTAGAGCAAGAAGGGGTCAAGCTACCGATCGCCACAGTCTAGCAGAAAGA GCTCGGAGAGAAAAGATCAGCGAGAGGATGAAAACACTGCAAGATTTGGTTCCAGGATGCAACAAG GTTATTGGAAAAGCTCTTGTTCTTgatgagataattaattacatccaGTCACTGCAGCATCAAGTTGAG TTTTTGTTGATGAAGCTTGTAGCAGTTAACCCAAGGCTGGATCCCGCAATAGAAGGCTTTCCTATCAAAGAT GTAGCAGCACGGTCATTTGATGCAAATGGGACGATGTACAAGTCACAAGCGCCCGAAGAATGTGGTCAAGGAACACAAACAGAGTGGCCTCCATTGCAGGTTGGTAGTGGTTTTGAGAATGAGAAACATGACTGGGAATCAAGATAG
- the LOC105168743 gene encoding uncharacterized protein LOC105168743, whose amino-acid sequence MAPKAGLHVPLRNRRTLEPTKTLSDSKHVPLRNRRTLEQTKTLPKPNALSLSYPKSSPTTQAHIHRVIPIQDPFCSFLILDPEMAEHTTHRRILAAQDAQSPMDPPPKPTTKALHSRRRHHHHPPVQGCTDAPPSSVQNISDRFSKLYITHKKLADNRPSGAKLPPHPQPDPQFDKNSLPSPPFPDTHTTKSNSRHERNTSGNQAVVRVVDEIKKPLPSEKPSLESEKVEERFEQGVEVVRRASVNVGGIRKSFGRPGVELHDFFSCSGVRVVAVDMNPYMQIHAVDCARKARDSLEKFTSKTLASTIKKEFDGVYGAAWHCIVGSSFGSFVTHSVGGFIYFCMDQKLYILLFKTAVQRAA is encoded by the exons ATGGCTCCTAAGGCGGGCTTGCACGTTCCCCTGCGCAACCGGCGCACTCTAGAACCAACAAAAACCCTCTCGGACTCCAAACATGTTCCCCTGCGTAACCGGCGCACTCTAGAACAAACAAAAACCCTCCCTAAGCCCaacgctctctctctctcgtatCCCAAGTCAAGTCCCACCACACAGGCGCACATACACAGAGTAATACCCATTCAAGACCCTTTTTGCAGTTTTCTCATACTTGACCCTGAAATGGCAGAGCACACCACCCACAGGCGCATTTTAGCAGCTCAAGACGCCCAATCACCCATGGATCCCCCGCCCAAACCCACCACTAAAGCCCTCCACAGCCGCcgccgccaccaccaccatcccCCAGTCCAAGGTTGCACTGATGCCCCTCCTTCCTCCGTTCAGAACATATCCGACCGCTTCTCCAAACTCTACATAACCCACAAGAAACTTGCTGATAATCGACCCAGCGGTGCGAAATTACCTCCGCACCCTCAACCCGACCCACAATTCGATAAAAACTCCCTCCCTTCTCCGCCATTTCCGGACACCCATACCACCAAATCAAACAGCCGCCATGAGAGAAATACGAGTGGTAATCAGGCAGTGGTTAGAGTTGTTGACGAAATCAAGAAGCCATTGCCGTCCGAGAAACCCTCTCTTGAGAGTGAAAAAGTGGAGGAGAGATTTGAACAAGGGGTAGAAGTGGTTAGGAGGGCATCTGTGAATGTTGGAGGGATAAGAAAGTCATTTGGCAGGCCAGGAGTGGAGCTGCACGACTTCTTCTCCTGCAGCGGGGTGAGAGTTGTAGCCGTCGATATGAATCCGTACATGCAGATTCACGCCGTAGATTGTGCAAGAAAGGCTCGTGATAGCTTGGAGAAGTTCACCTCCAAGACTCTTGCTTCTACCATAAAAAAG GAGTTTGATGGGGTATATGGAGCTGCATGGCACTGTATAGTAGGCAGCAGTTTTGGGTCATTTGTGACACACTCAGTGGGTGgcttcatttatttttgtatggaTCAAAAGTTATATATCCTCTTGTTCAAGACTGCTGTTCAAAGGGCTGCATGA